One Treponema pectinovorum DNA segment encodes these proteins:
- the ychF gene encoding redox-regulated ATPase YchF, giving the protein MKLTCGIVGLPNVGKSTIFSALTRAPAEAANYPFCTIEPNHGVVELPDERLDFMAGIFEPKKKIPATVDFVDIAGLIKGASNGEGLGNKFLANIRETSVIAHVVRCFDNPDIQHVREDAKSDAPIDPENDILTINYELCQADIDTIAKREDKVIRQIRSLGKAEEKKFAGYRSAVDKILPLLQEGRCARQVELTDEEKEGIYDLHLLTIKPQLIVCNIDEDSIASGTNKYVEQVKKLAEQEKSEVVVICGKFESDLVDIDLPEDRKEFMDSVGLKESGLSVLARAAYHLMGLRTFFTAGTDECRAWTIHNGDKAPQAAGVIHTDFEKGFIKAEVYSIEDLRKYKSEAEIKSAGKYRQEGKEYVVQDGDVIFFKFNV; this is encoded by the coding sequence ATGAAATTAACTTGTGGTATAGTTGGACTTCCAAATGTAGGAAAATCGACAATTTTTTCTGCACTTACAAGAGCGCCTGCGGAAGCGGCAAATTATCCGTTTTGTACAATAGAACCGAATCACGGAGTTGTTGAACTTCCAGATGAAAGGCTCGATTTTATGGCTGGAATCTTTGAGCCTAAAAAGAAAATTCCTGCAACTGTAGATTTTGTTGATATTGCAGGTCTTATAAAAGGAGCTTCCAACGGAGAAGGTTTAGGAAACAAATTCCTTGCAAACATAAGGGAAACTTCTGTAATCGCCCATGTTGTGCGCTGTTTTGACAATCCAGATATTCAGCATGTGCGCGAAGACGCAAAAAGCGATGCTCCTATAGACCCGGAAAACGACATCCTCACGATAAACTATGAACTTTGCCAAGCGGATATAGATACAATCGCAAAACGGGAAGACAAAGTTATAAGGCAGATTCGCTCTTTGGGAAAAGCCGAAGAAAAAAAGTTTGCAGGCTACAGAAGCGCTGTCGATAAGATACTCCCTTTGTTGCAGGAAGGTCGCTGCGCTCGCCAGGTAGAACTTACAGATGAAGAAAAAGAAGGAATTTACGACCTTCATCTGCTTACGATAAAACCTCAACTCATAGTCTGCAACATCGATGAAGATTCCATCGCTTCTGGAACAAACAAATATGTTGAACAGGTTAAAAAACTTGCAGAACAGGAAAAGAGCGAAGTTGTTGTAATCTGTGGAAAATTTGAAAGCGACCTTGTAGACATTGACTTGCCAGAAGACCGCAAAGAATTTATGGACAGCGTCGGTTTAAAAGAGTCTGGACTTTCTGTTTTGGCACGAGCCGCTTATCACCTTATGGGCTTACGCACATTCTTTACCGCTGGAACCGATGAATGCAGAGCCTGGACGATTCACAATGGTGATAAGGCACCGCAAGCTGCTGGTGTTATTCACACAGATTTTGAAAAAGGCTTTATCAAAGCAGAAGTCTATTCTATAGAAGATTTACGAAAATACAAAAGCGAAGCCGAAATAAAATCCGCAGGAAAATACAGGCAGGAAGGAAAAGAATACGTTGTTCAGGATGGCGACGTTATATTCTTTAAATTTAATGTCTAG
- a CDS encoding endonuclease/exonuclease/phosphatase family protein has translation MKKNSVYLFAFLFAIQFSSVASCKDFNFHQVRQNSKSVKEKKSTLKILNWNAETFFDANFDGNEYSQFRGTSSHWTQEKYEKRLKNLVEVIKTVNADVVVIQELEKKEQLNDIFNSFCSSFNSSKNYNYACFAKEDGAAIGLAVLSRLPLKNPTVHSIDIRSEVKKQPALRPLLKVYVEKGGKDILLMVNHWKSKSGGEQESKIWREYQETLLAENFLLAENNGERALACGDFNQDINEFSKIHCDKNSFNIALGKEKSAKVYSPWFYDKKLVMPGSYFFRERWERIDHFFAGRGVNILDFKVENKGSWATDGGKPKRYAIKSASGYSDHFPISCKVEW, from the coding sequence ATGAAGAAAAATTCTGTATATCTTTTTGCTTTTTTATTTGCAATTCAATTTTCTTCCGTTGCGTCTTGCAAGGATTTTAATTTTCATCAAGTCCGGCAAAATTCAAAATCGGTTAAAGAAAAAAAATCAACTTTAAAAATTCTCAACTGGAATGCAGAAACTTTTTTTGACGCAAATTTCGATGGCAATGAATATTCTCAATTTCGCGGAACTTCATCGCACTGGACTCAGGAAAAGTACGAAAAACGCCTTAAAAATCTTGTCGAAGTTATAAAAACTGTGAATGCAGATGTTGTCGTAATTCAGGAACTTGAAAAAAAAGAACAGTTAAACGACATCTTTAATAGCTTTTGTTCTTCTTTTAATTCTTCAAAAAATTACAATTATGCTTGCTTTGCAAAAGAAGATGGGGCTGCGATAGGTCTTGCCGTTTTGAGCCGGCTGCCATTGAAAAATCCTACAGTGCATTCTATTGATATAAGAAGCGAAGTAAAAAAACAACCAGCATTGCGACCTCTTTTAAAAGTCTATGTGGAAAAAGGCGGAAAAGATATTTTATTGATGGTAAATCATTGGAAGAGTAAGAGCGGTGGAGAACAGGAAAGTAAGATTTGGCGGGAATATCAAGAAACACTTCTTGCAGAAAATTTTTTACTTGCAGAAAACAATGGCGAAAGAGCTCTTGCCTGTGGCGATTTTAATCAGGATATAAATGAGTTTTCAAAAATCCATTGCGACAAAAACTCTTTTAATATCGCACTTGGTAAAGAAAAATCTGCAAAAGTGTATTCGCCTTGGTTTTACGATAAAAAGCTTGTAATGCCAGGAAGTTATTTTTTTAGAGAAAGATGGGAGCGGATAGACCATTTTTTTGCAGGTAGAGGCGTAAATATTTTAGATTTTAAAGTTGAAAACAAAGGCTCTTGGGCAACAGACGGAGGAAAACCAAAAAGATATGCCATAAAATCCGCAAGCGGATATTCGGATCACTTCCCTATAAGTTGCAAAGTGGAATGGTAG
- a CDS encoding GNAT family N-acetyltransferase, which yields MLNHQGTKKLETQRLILRQFKIDDYVKMYENWACEDSVTKFLTWPTHANQDVTKSVLCDWIPKYANKDFYNWAIELKEENALVGNISVVELREETMSSVIGYCIGSKWWGRKIMPEACKAVLKYLFEEVGFNRIASSHDKNNPKSGRVMQKIGMSYEGTLRSAAFCNQGIVDEVWYSILKSEWDSK from the coding sequence ATGTTAAATCATCAGGGAACAAAAAAGTTAGAAACGCAAAGGCTCATACTCAGGCAGTTCAAAATAGACGATTATGTAAAAATGTATGAAAACTGGGCATGCGAGGACTCAGTAACAAAATTCCTCACCTGGCCAACTCATGCAAATCAGGATGTTACAAAATCTGTGCTTTGTGATTGGATTCCTAAGTATGCAAATAAAGATTTTTATAACTGGGCAATCGAATTAAAAGAAGAAAACGCCCTTGTAGGAAATATTTCAGTTGTCGAACTCCGTGAAGAAACTATGTCTAGTGTTATTGGATACTGCATAGGAAGCAAATGGTGGGGAAGAAAAATAATGCCAGAAGCATGCAAGGCTGTTTTGAAATATCTATTTGAAGAAGTGGGATTCAATAGAATTGCGTCAAGCCATGATAAAAACAATCCCAAATCTGGAAGAGTCATGCAAAAAATTGGAATGAGTTACGAAGGAACTCTTAGAAGTGCCGCTTTTTGCAATCAGGGGATAGTCGATGAAGTTTGGTATTCGATATTAAAAAGCGAATGGGATTCAAAATAA
- a CDS encoding DNA-methyltransferase, whose amino-acid sequence MQKKSVKNKTIDFSEQEGKIYLERCFFPDASTQFSLSELQDKTICADSFEILQRLPHSIFPLIIADPPYNLSKQYASSKFLIQNNAEYKSYTKDWLSKTIPLLTENGSMYICTDWKSSIILGQVLCEYEEEGKIILRNRITWEREKGRGANSNWKNCLEDIWFFTKGKNYTFNTEAVKVRKKVIAPYKKDGKPKDWTQTEQGNFRDTFPSNFWNDITIPFWSMPENTAHPTQKSEKLLAKLILCSSNAGDLVFDPFGGSGSTAVTAKKLGRHWCSIEREKLFCAWAQYRLEKAESNKTIQGFEDGIFHQRNE is encoded by the coding sequence ATGCAAAAAAAATCCGTAAAAAATAAGACAATCGATTTTTCTGAGCAAGAAGGCAAAATATATCTTGAGCGATGTTTTTTTCCCGATGCCTCAACTCAATTTTCACTTTCAGAATTGCAAGATAAAACAATCTGCGCAGATTCCTTTGAAATTTTGCAACGTCTACCGCATTCAATATTTCCTTTAATAATTGCAGACCCACCTTACAACCTTTCAAAACAATACGCTTCTTCAAAATTTTTAATCCAGAACAACGCCGAATACAAAAGTTACACAAAAGATTGGCTTTCCAAAACCATTCCTCTATTAACAGAAAATGGGTCAATGTATATTTGCACAGACTGGAAAAGTTCTATCATTTTGGGGCAAGTATTGTGCGAATATGAAGAAGAAGGAAAAATTATTTTGCGCAATAGAATAACCTGGGAACGCGAAAAAGGGCGCGGCGCAAATTCAAACTGGAAAAATTGTCTGGAAGACATTTGGTTTTTTACAAAAGGCAAAAACTACACATTCAACACGGAAGCGGTAAAGGTCAGAAAAAAAGTTATCGCTCCATATAAAAAAGACGGAAAGCCAAAAGACTGGACGCAAACAGAACAAGGAAATTTTCGAGATACTTTTCCTTCGAATTTTTGGAACGATATAACAATTCCATTTTGGTCAATGCCAGAGAATACCGCTCATCCAACACAAAAAAGCGAAAAATTACTAGCAAAACTTATTTTATGCTCTTCAAACGCAGGCGATTTAGTTTTTGATCCATTTGGAGGCTCAGGCTCTACAGCAGTTACAGCAAAAAAATTAGGCAGACACTGGTGCTCAATCGAAAGGGAAAAACTTTTCTGCGCTTGGGCACAATATCGGCTTGAAAAAGCCGAATCTAACAAAACTATACAGGGTTTTGAAGATGGAATTTTTCATCAGAGAAACGAGTAA